A window from Leptospira meyeri encodes these proteins:
- a CDS encoding LPS-assembly protein LptD, producing MEILAQDINGLKLLFPEQQGQTKNAQEEERKQTTAQVQRGLVRKSVDSMSDREVEDNLRNLGLNPSGTIYTKRERLREALVPEEEQNLTPESLLSSQTKKGPPIQIQNAAEGQLLNIDKTKGGVLVLRGKVRLKIRSGELVADSVSIDANRQEIYAEGGVEYKDGTAKVNGDRMIYDLKINQGVVYNSKLSMFPSHFIGQKIKRLDEKRYLLEMGYFTACNAELPHESFQAKKIFIHDDKSVVAYSVSYKVGGTSLFWLPVLYNSESGNGVTTQIGKNNTQGWFWQNSYQWSDSYPNSIFLANGYKFRFDMYEKTGQAAQLEMWKLSPFLNYNINLGYANYKNTAITPVYEDRFKNGGVGNVAVTNNVDRGEMFPNTGLPYRNTGVNYDPWWKTDIRLNAKFNDFSRDYTRNVQLQYENYSNRQFDYEFGNRYQPSNSLQSLYTYRDVRFGLIRNLLNWNLNYTENRGDLSVGISMSRTLVYQIQANQYFAAQDTLPAVTIRNSSNIGLVPGTTSPIYWDLLFQTNINRIYGVPQQKTNPTTGVVDPRSQYQDFVLRSQTNVIGETGFRSPIAMGAYMSFTPSVYMGATKQTVEFPGSGNDLNSPDRDVNKAYATLLKQQSYQYVRQSHTVRMGIPEIFLSTTYRRLDADKAEAKDPILGNLRQHEAEFSLESYALNDWDISVRTIRDLRQFSSSYNPGLTNMQRWYYTVVRVGGFFDFVDGFTTRRPSLLERKRNFYSGIFINNDYVHHTPQNRSLSNNLTVSYKMGGFSWPIIRAFRSLEIGSTWYHVYKDSYLDSYRFFFKTDVKVTRYSGLELELDSRVTEPWRLTALAQGQFYAMNTSPELYTSQTGTNYDQTTIWEDLAAGTGAQGQTQRQKTVFNINRFMMTLKLDLHNWEYRLGYSMNLRALPGGLAMNNQLTFYDQSVYFSVNLTNFSFGESSSAQATRVRLYRFRKRPLDGTTTDLTE from the coding sequence ATGGAAATTCTGGCGCAGGATATCAACGGGCTAAAACTTCTGTTTCCAGAACAACAGGGACAGACAAAAAATGCGCAGGAAGAAGAAAGAAAACAAACAACGGCACAAGTCCAAAGAGGTCTTGTTAGAAAATCTGTTGATTCCATGTCGGATCGCGAAGTGGAAGACAACCTCCGCAATTTAGGACTCAATCCATCCGGTACCATTTACACAAAAAGGGAAAGACTCCGCGAGGCTCTTGTCCCAGAAGAAGAACAAAACTTAACTCCTGAATCTCTTCTTAGTTCTCAAACCAAAAAAGGACCTCCGATCCAAATTCAAAACGCAGCAGAGGGACAACTTTTAAACATTGATAAAACGAAAGGTGGAGTTCTTGTGCTTCGTGGTAAGGTTCGATTAAAAATTAGATCTGGCGAACTTGTTGCCGATTCAGTTTCGATTGATGCCAATCGACAAGAAATTTATGCAGAAGGGGGAGTGGAATACAAAGACGGTACTGCCAAAGTTAATGGCGACCGAATGATCTATGATTTAAAAATCAACCAAGGTGTTGTTTACAATTCAAAATTGAGTATGTTCCCTTCTCATTTCATTGGGCAAAAAATAAAACGTTTAGATGAAAAGCGTTACCTTTTGGAAATGGGATATTTTACTGCTTGTAATGCAGAACTTCCGCATGAATCTTTCCAGGCAAAAAAAATCTTTATTCATGATGATAAATCCGTAGTAGCTTATAGTGTTTCCTATAAAGTCGGAGGAACATCCTTATTCTGGCTTCCTGTATTGTATAACTCCGAATCAGGTAACGGAGTTACAACACAAATTGGTAAAAACAATACCCAAGGTTGGTTTTGGCAAAACTCTTACCAATGGTCTGACTCTTATCCAAATAGTATCTTTCTTGCCAACGGATATAAATTCAGATTTGATATGTATGAAAAAACTGGCCAGGCTGCTCAGTTAGAGATGTGGAAACTATCTCCCTTTTTGAATTACAATATCAACCTAGGTTATGCAAATTATAAGAATACTGCTATTACACCAGTTTATGAGGATCGATTTAAAAATGGCGGAGTAGGTAACGTCGCCGTTACAAACAACGTTGATCGAGGGGAAATGTTTCCCAATACAGGGTTACCCTACCGCAATACGGGCGTTAACTATGACCCGTGGTGGAAAACAGACATCCGATTGAACGCTAAGTTCAATGATTTTTCTCGTGACTACACAAGAAACGTTCAATTACAATATGAAAATTATAGTAATCGTCAGTTCGATTATGAATTTGGAAATAGATACCAACCTTCCAATTCGTTACAGTCCTTATACACTTATAGAGATGTTCGTTTTGGACTCATTCGTAACTTACTCAATTGGAACTTAAATTATACGGAAAACCGCGGGGATTTAAGCGTTGGTATTTCCATGAGCCGAACACTTGTGTATCAAATCCAAGCAAACCAATACTTTGCTGCACAAGACACATTACCAGCAGTAACGATCAGAAACTCAAGTAATATTGGTTTGGTGCCAGGTACAACAAGTCCAATTTATTGGGATTTATTATTCCAAACCAACATCAATCGGATTTACGGAGTTCCTCAACAAAAAACGAATCCGACAACTGGCGTTGTTGATCCGAGAAGCCAATACCAAGATTTTGTATTGCGGTCACAAACCAATGTAATCGGAGAAACAGGATTTCGTTCTCCAATTGCGATGGGTGCATATATGTCTTTTACACCTTCGGTTTATATGGGAGCAACAAAACAAACGGTTGAATTTCCTGGCTCCGGTAATGATTTAAACAGCCCTGACCGGGATGTGAACAAAGCATACGCAACACTTCTAAAACAACAATCTTATCAATATGTTCGACAATCTCATACAGTTCGTATGGGGATTCCAGAAATATTTTTATCGACCACCTATCGTCGTTTGGATGCTGACAAAGCAGAAGCAAAAGATCCTATTCTTGGAAATTTAAGACAACATGAAGCAGAGTTTTCATTAGAAAGTTATGCTCTTAATGATTGGGATATTTCTGTTAGAACCATTCGTGATTTACGTCAATTTTCTTCATCATACAATCCTGGCCTTACGAATATGCAACGTTGGTATTATACCGTTGTTCGAGTTGGTGGATTCTTTGATTTTGTGGATGGATTTACAACACGTAGACCGAGTCTTTTGGAAAGAAAACGCAATTTCTACTCCGGTATATTCATTAACAATGATTATGTGCACCATACCCCACAAAACAGATCCTTATCAAATAACTTAACTGTTTCTTATAAAATGGGCGGGTTTTCATGGCCCATCATTCGTGCATTTCGAAGTTTAGAAATTGGATCTACATGGTATCATGTTTATAAAGATAGTTATTTAGACAGTTACCGATTTTTCTTTAAAACTGACGTAAAAGTAACGAGATACTCTGGCCTTGAATTAGAACTTGATTCTCGAGTAACAGAACCATGGCGTTTGACTGCACTTGCACAGGGACAATTCTATGCAATGAATACTAGTCCAGAATTATATACTTCACAAACTGGGACCAATTATGACCAAACGACCATTTGGGAAGATTTAGCGGCGGGAACGGGTGCCCAAGGCCAAACACAAAGACAAAAAACTGTTTTTAATATCAACCGGTTCATGATGACCTTGAAGTTGGATTTACATAACTGGGAGTACCGTTTAGGTTACAGTATGAACCTAAGAGCATTACCGGGAGGTCTTGCAATGAACAACCAATTGACTTTTTACGACCAATCAGTATACTTTTCTGTTAACTTAACCAATTTTAGTTTTGGTGAATCGTCATCGGCACAAGCCACTCGAGTTCGTTTGTATCGATTCCGCAAACGTCCTCTTGACGGAACGACCACAGACCTAACGGAATAA
- a CDS encoding undecaprenyl-phosphate glucose phosphotransferase → MLKERSQSFKLLFIVTDFFIALTSFVCAYVIRYYLSPDSSFQIQTIDPVNYLILGIVLGFSQVLSFLSIDLYHPRRGLSFSDELFAIIAGVILNLLVVLSLLFFFRGESFSRLVIGYFAICTIILTSFSHFILRTFMQYLRSKGFNLKSVLIIGTGRSAINFSETIKKHSIYGYMVKGFVAGKKNLAPKKLQTVTTTNKLESYVEENNIDLIVYALSHEEGDSLKEVIDIADFHGIDLKVIPSYEEIVTAKGRVEVLDGIPIISIRNIPLRLGYNLVLKRIFDILFSLFFILMFSPFYLVIALLVKLTSKGPIFYKQERVGLDNKVFGMIKFRSMVVQTKEKSDTLWTIKDDPRVTAVGAVLRKLSLDETPQFFNVLLGDMSVVGPRPERPFYVEKFRNEHLQYMRRHAAKAGITGWAQVQGFRGDTSIEKRIEADIFYIENWSLLLDIKIILLTPLKTIIDRNAY, encoded by the coding sequence ATGTTAAAAGAAAGAAGCCAATCCTTCAAACTCCTGTTCATTGTAACAGATTTCTTTATTGCACTCACAAGTTTTGTTTGTGCTTATGTGATTCGATATTACCTTTCCCCTGATTCAAGTTTTCAAATCCAAACAATAGATCCCGTAAATTATCTTATTTTAGGAATCGTATTAGGATTTTCTCAAGTTTTATCGTTTCTTTCCATCGACTTATACCACCCAAGACGAGGTTTATCTTTTTCTGATGAACTTTTTGCTATCATTGCTGGTGTCATTTTAAATTTACTTGTGGTCCTCTCTCTTTTGTTTTTTTTTCGAGGAGAAAGTTTTTCAAGATTAGTCATTGGTTATTTTGCTATTTGTACAATCATCCTCACTTCCTTTTCTCATTTTATATTGCGTACCTTTATGCAATACCTACGAAGCAAAGGATTCAATTTAAAATCAGTTCTTATCATCGGAACGGGAAGATCAGCTATCAACTTTTCTGAAACCATTAAAAAACATTCCATTTACGGATATATGGTGAAAGGATTTGTTGCAGGGAAAAAAAACTTAGCTCCTAAAAAACTACAAACGGTCACAACAACAAACAAATTGGAATCTTACGTAGAAGAAAATAACATTGATTTAATTGTATATGCCTTATCTCACGAAGAAGGGGATTCCCTCAAAGAAGTCATCGACATTGCAGATTTTCATGGCATCGACTTGAAAGTGATTCCTAGTTACGAAGAAATTGTGACAGCAAAAGGTAGAGTAGAAGTTCTGGATGGGATTCCAATTATTTCTATCAGAAATATACCATTGCGACTGGGTTATAATTTAGTTTTAAAACGCATATTCGATATCTTATTTTCGTTATTTTTTATCTTAATGTTCAGTCCATTTTATTTGGTCATCGCCTTACTTGTAAAACTAACAAGCAAAGGTCCAATCTTTTATAAACAAGAACGAGTTGGTCTTGATAATAAAGTTTTTGGTATGATCAAGTTTCGATCGATGGTAGTACAAACCAAAGAAAAATCAGATACTCTATGGACGATCAAGGACGACCCTCGAGTGACTGCCGTTGGTGCAGTCCTTAGAAAGTTATCATTAGATGAAACACCACAATTTTTTAATGTATTACTTGGTGACATGTCGGTTGTAGGGCCAAGGCCTGAACGTCCATTTTATGTTGAAAAATTCAGAAACGAACATTTACAGTATATGAGGCGTCATGCTGCAAAAGCTGGTATTACCGGTTGGGCGCAGGTTCAAGGATTTCGCGGAGACACTTCAATTGAAAAACGAATTGAAGCAGATATCTTTTATATTGAGAACTGGTCTTTATTACTTGATATCAAAATCATACTACTCACCCCCCTTAAAACAATTATTGATAGGAATGCATACTGA
- the gatC gene encoding Asp-tRNA(Asn)/Glu-tRNA(Gln) amidotransferase subunit GatC, with the protein MDEKELKNIANLAKLNIDDAEVSSMLGDFSRIVQYVDEIKNLDTSSVGDDEIYEQIFYELRKDLAENGLKRDDLAKIAPAYENGYVVVPKVIET; encoded by the coding sequence ATGGATGAAAAAGAATTAAAAAATATTGCCAATTTGGCAAAACTAAACATTGATGATGCGGAAGTATCCTCCATGTTAGGAGACTTTTCTCGGATTGTACAATACGTGGACGAAATCAAAAACTTGGACACATCCAGTGTAGGCGATGATGAAATTTATGAACAAATCTTTTATGAATTACGAAAGGATTTAGCTGAAAACGGTTTAAAAAGGGACGATTTAGCAAAAATTGCTCCGGCTTATGAAAATGGATATGTTGTCGTTCCAAAGGTGATTGAAACATGA
- the gatA gene encoding Asp-tRNA(Asn)/Glu-tRNA(Gln) amidotransferase subunit GatA, giving the protein MKDLIFLTYSEIKTKLNEGSLSSKELVLAYIKRIEEADTKVKAFLEFNKDRILSQAEESDNRRKAGKLLSEFDGIPIGIKDNICISGEITSCSSHILENFRSPYDASVIQKLKDKGFVLFPRLNMDEFAMGSSTENSAFQTTRNPFDTNRIPGGSSGGSAAAVAASMLPVSLGSDTGGSIRQPAALCGIWGLKPTYGRVSRYGLVAYASSLDQIGPFSNDLQGISDLLEIISGLDHKDQTTAKVNAFETNSVSSIDWKGKRIGVMKTDEFNFSPDVNKRYMDILKEVESKGATLVPLDFSLLKYAIPVYYLIATAECSSNLSRFDGIRYGLRKEGTGKLDDLYSESRTQGFGPEVKRRILLGTFSLSSGYYDAYYGKAQKARVLIRKQYAEFFKSVDIIFQPTSPTTAFKVGEKTKDPIQMYQADILTTSVNLAGVPAISCPAGLDSGNLPIGLQITSSHFDETKLLSYAKSISELEICKLPLPIEIS; this is encoded by the coding sequence ATGAAAGATTTAATTTTTCTAACTTATTCTGAGATCAAAACGAAACTAAATGAAGGAAGTTTGAGCTCGAAAGAATTAGTATTAGCTTATATCAAACGAATTGAGGAAGCAGATACAAAAGTAAAAGCTTTTTTAGAGTTCAATAAGGATCGTATTTTAAGCCAAGCAGAAGAAAGCGATAACCGGAGAAAAGCAGGAAAGTTACTTTCTGAATTTGATGGAATTCCCATCGGAATCAAAGATAATATCTGTATCTCTGGAGAAATCACTTCTTGTTCTTCACATATTTTAGAAAACTTTCGTTCACCATACGATGCATCAGTCATTCAAAAACTAAAAGACAAAGGATTTGTTTTATTTCCTAGGCTCAATATGGATGAGTTTGCGATGGGTTCTTCTACAGAAAACAGTGCTTTCCAAACCACTAGAAATCCTTTTGATACAAACAGAATTCCAGGAGGCTCTAGTGGCGGTTCAGCAGCGGCTGTAGCAGCCTCTATGTTACCTGTTTCTCTCGGCTCCGATACAGGAGGTTCCATTCGTCAACCGGCGGCACTCTGTGGAATTTGGGGTTTAAAACCTACGTACGGTCGTGTTTCCAGATACGGACTTGTAGCCTATGCATCGAGCCTTGACCAAATTGGACCTTTTTCTAATGATTTACAAGGAATCTCCGACCTGTTAGAGATTATATCAGGTTTGGATCACAAAGACCAAACCACTGCAAAAGTAAATGCCTTTGAAACAAATTCTGTTTCTTCCATTGATTGGAAAGGGAAACGAATTGGTGTGATGAAAACGGATGAGTTCAATTTTTCTCCAGATGTAAACAAACGTTATATGGACATTTTAAAAGAAGTAGAATCGAAAGGGGCAACTCTTGTCCCACTAGATTTTTCTCTATTAAAGTATGCTATTCCAGTTTACTATTTAATCGCGACTGCAGAATGTTCTTCCAACTTAAGCCGTTTTGATGGAATTCGGTATGGATTAAGAAAAGAAGGCACTGGTAAATTGGACGATTTATATTCTGAATCTAGAACTCAAGGATTTGGTCCAGAAGTTAAACGTAGAATTTTACTCGGTACATTTTCTTTAAGTTCTGGTTATTATGATGCTTATTATGGAAAGGCCCAGAAAGCAAGAGTTCTCATTCGCAAACAATATGCTGAATTCTTTAAGTCAGTAGATATTATTTTTCAACCAACATCACCGACGACAGCCTTTAAAGTTGGCGAAAAAACAAAGGATCCAATCCAAATGTACCAAGCAGATATCCTGACAACTTCAGTTAACTTAGCGGGAGTCCCAGCAATCAGTTGTCCTGCTGGATTGGATTCTGGAAACCTCCCAATTGGTTTACAAATTACATCATCACACTTTGATGAAACAAAACTTCTAAGTTACGCAAAATCTATTTCGGAATTAGAAATCTGCAAACTCCCACTTCCTATAGAGATCAGCTAA
- the hisF gene encoding imidazole glycerol phosphate synthase subunit HisF gives MDELTKRVIPCLDIKGGRVVKGVQFVNLIDAGDPVSCAVAYEENKADELCFLDITASSDKRDILLHLVEQVANRLFIPFTVGGGIRTIEDVKAVLNKGADKVSINTSAFQNPKLLKDSSEIYGSQCIVCAIDVKFHPERKRYEVYLNGGRLETGREALDWGREAFEMGAGEILLTSMDKDGTKDGFDITLMKSFTSNLSIPIIASGGAGNPEHMAEVILRGGADAVLAASIFHFGEFSIQDTKQTMKEMGIKVRL, from the coding sequence ATGGATGAGCTTACCAAAAGAGTCATTCCTTGTTTGGATATCAAAGGAGGAAGGGTAGTAAAAGGTGTTCAATTTGTTAACCTAATTGATGCAGGTGATCCAGTCTCCTGCGCAGTTGCATACGAAGAAAATAAAGCCGACGAACTTTGTTTTTTGGACATTACGGCCTCCTCTGACAAACGAGATATCCTCCTCCACTTAGTGGAACAGGTTGCCAACCGACTCTTTATTCCTTTCACGGTAGGGGGGGGAATTCGCACGATAGAAGATGTGAAAGCTGTCTTAAACAAAGGAGCCGACAAAGTTTCAATTAATACGAGCGCTTTTCAAAATCCAAAGTTACTTAAAGATTCAAGCGAAATTTATGGATCCCAATGTATTGTCTGTGCCATCGATGTAAAATTCCATCCTGAACGAAAACGGTACGAAGTGTACCTCAATGGTGGACGCCTAGAAACTGGTAGAGAAGCATTGGATTGGGGTAGGGAAGCGTTCGAAATGGGGGCTGGCGAAATTTTGCTGACTTCAATGGATAAAGATGGTACCAAAGATGGATTTGATATCACTCTCATGAAATCTTTTACATCCAATCTTTCCATCCCAATCATTGCATCCGGCGGTGCAGGAAATCCAGAACATATGGCTGAAGTCATTCTCCGAGGGGGAGCAGACGCTGTACTTGCTGCTTCAATTTTTCATTTTGGAGAATTTTCGATCCAAGATACAAAACAAACAATGAAAGAGATGGGAATCAAAGTGAGATTATGA
- a CDS encoding sodium:solute symporter family protein: MISFHILDFVFFLFPFVVILLLLFRFRSKQKSTKEYFQAEGSLSWFVAGTAMVATTFAADTPLAVTEIIRGQGIAGNWIWWYMAVGGFITVFFFSKLWKRSGASTDLELIGLRYSGKEADFLRGFKAFVIGFLLNLVILGWVNLAMLKIIPVFFPTMTSSHILIYLLLFGVFYTSIAGLRGISYIDVFQFFLAWIGCILFAYYAINLPTIGGLEGLKSKLNGNKILFFPNGLEGSLPWDHFLILLTVLWWSSWYPGSEPGGGGYIAQRILATKDENAALKGSLWFVVAHYFIRPWPWILVALVSIVLYPNLTEVESGKGFLMVLKEGMPNGMMGLMLSAFLAAYLSTLATHLNWGASYLVNDLWKPMLQKGRSDSYYLKISYGIQIITAICSYFLAVYGMDTIKGAWVFLLEASSGIGFILIARWFFWRISAWTEIFAFILSPILYLIFSLYLKIGFPYSILYTAGSSAILLIVSTYFLPNTDRNVLIQFYDRTKPPYFFWKGLFLTDKNQKQTIYPNQLFVSLAGTISGLFFVFGGLYTVQCLLWNEGLLIIGLVVFLIGLIGLYLSLQTLQQNQR; encoded by the coding sequence ATGATTTCTTTCCATATACTTGATTTTGTTTTTTTTCTTTTTCCTTTTGTAGTCATTCTCCTTCTTCTTTTTCGTTTTAGATCCAAACAAAAATCCACAAAAGAATATTTTCAAGCAGAAGGAAGTTTATCTTGGTTTGTCGCTGGAACAGCTATGGTTGCTACCACCTTTGCTGCAGACACTCCCCTTGCTGTAACAGAAATTATTCGAGGACAAGGTATTGCCGGAAACTGGATTTGGTGGTATATGGCAGTCGGCGGATTTATTACCGTATTCTTTTTTTCTAAATTATGGAAAAGGTCAGGAGCATCTACCGATTTAGAACTTATCGGACTGAGATATAGCGGAAAAGAAGCAGATTTTTTAAGAGGGTTTAAAGCATTTGTCATCGGTTTTTTGCTTAACTTAGTCATCCTTGGTTGGGTAAATTTGGCCATGCTTAAAATCATTCCTGTATTTTTCCCAACGATGACTTCATCTCATATTCTCATCTATTTATTGTTATTTGGAGTTTTTTATACTTCGATTGCCGGCCTCAGGGGAATTTCCTACATCGATGTTTTTCAGTTTTTTTTAGCTTGGATTGGTTGTATTCTTTTTGCTTATTATGCGATAAATTTACCAACCATTGGCGGGTTGGAAGGATTAAAATCTAAACTAAATGGAAACAAAATTCTTTTTTTTCCCAATGGATTAGAAGGGAGTTTGCCTTGGGATCATTTCCTTATTCTTTTAACAGTTCTTTGGTGGTCTAGTTGGTATCCAGGTTCGGAACCTGGTGGAGGGGGATATATTGCTCAGCGAATTTTGGCTACTAAAGATGAAAATGCAGCGTTAAAAGGTTCCCTTTGGTTTGTTGTTGCACATTATTTTATCCGCCCTTGGCCTTGGATTCTCGTAGCTCTAGTATCCATTGTTTTATATCCCAATCTTACGGAAGTAGAAAGTGGGAAAGGTTTTCTTATGGTTTTAAAAGAGGGTATGCCTAATGGCATGATGGGACTAATGCTAAGTGCTTTCCTTGCTGCATATCTTTCCACACTCGCCACCCATTTGAATTGGGGAGCCTCTTATTTAGTTAATGATCTTTGGAAACCAATGTTACAAAAAGGAAGGTCGGATTCTTATTATTTAAAGATTTCCTACGGAATTCAAATCATAACAGCCATTTGTTCCTACTTTTTGGCAGTTTATGGAATGGATACGATCAAAGGTGCCTGGGTATTTTTATTAGAAGCTTCTTCCGGCATTGGATTTATTTTAATTGCACGGTGGTTTTTCTGGAGAATTTCCGCTTGGACAGAAATTTTCGCATTCATACTTTCTCCTATTTTATACTTAATCTTTTCCTTGTACCTGAAAATCGGATTTCCTTATTCCATATTATACACGGCAGGTTCATCCGCTATATTGCTCATTGTATCAACGTATTTTTTACCAAATACAGATCGAAATGTACTGATTCAGTTCTATGATCGAACCAAGCCTCCTTATTTTTTTTGGAAGGGACTATTTTTAACGGATAAGAATCAAAAACAAACCATTTACCCAAATCAATTGTTCGTTTCGCTGGCAGGAACCATTTCTGGTCTCTTTTTTGTCTTTGGTGGTCTTTATACAGTCCAATGTTTATTATGGAATGAAGGTTTATTGATCATTGGTCTCGTGGTTTTTCTTATAGGACTCATTGGATTATATCTATCTCTCCAAACTTTACAACAGAACCAAAGATAA
- the rlmB gene encoding 23S rRNA (guanosine(2251)-2'-O)-methyltransferase RlmB, translating to MEKSPVEILFGKRNFYEFLESLEQMAPERGVKTIREVIVKDSMGNEEKQRIRGYIPNSVKFTTVSSRELDRIASDKNHQGYVIIRTKQKSFSSLGFEQFKQNVEAGEGPILILDRIQDPGNLGNILRTAECMGVKHVLMSDRDTSPITPVVEKVSAGAVHHLQIYRVANLMHGMEFLKKNEYWVLATDEEGEETIWETLPDASQIAVIMGNEGEGVKRLLLEEADYVARIPLFGSVTSLNVVVACGITLDRVQNVSR from the coding sequence ATGGAAAAAAGCCCAGTAGAAATACTTTTCGGTAAAAGAAATTTTTATGAATTTTTGGAATCTTTGGAACAGATGGCTCCGGAACGTGGTGTTAAAACCATTCGAGAAGTCATCGTTAAAGACTCGATGGGAAATGAAGAAAAACAAAGAATACGAGGTTATATTCCAAATTCAGTAAAGTTTACGACTGTATCCTCGAGAGAATTGGATCGTATTGCATCTGATAAAAACCACCAAGGTTATGTGATCATTCGTACAAAGCAAAAATCGTTTTCCTCCCTTGGATTTGAACAATTCAAACAGAATGTAGAAGCAGGCGAAGGTCCCATCTTAATTTTGGATCGGATCCAAGATCCTGGCAATCTCGGAAATATTTTGAGAACTGCTGAATGTATGGGAGTGAAACACGTGTTAATGTCTGATCGAGACACCTCACCAATCACTCCGGTTGTGGAAAAGGTTTCTGCGGGAGCAGTCCATCATTTGCAAATCTACCGAGTCGCAAATCTGATGCATGGGATGGAATTTCTCAAAAAAAATGAATATTGGGTTCTTGCCACTGATGAAGAAGGTGAAGAAACCATTTGGGAAACTTTACCAGATGCATCTCAAATAGCGGTGATCATGGGGAACGAAGGTGAAGGCGTTAAACGATTGTTATTGGAGGAGGCAGATTATGTAGCAAGGATTCCACTTTTTGGCTCTGTAACATCGTTAAATGTTGTGGTTGCTTGCGGAATCACTTTGGATCGGGTACAAAATGTTTCGCGTTAG
- the cysS gene encoding cysteine--tRNA ligase translates to MTVIPFVFQNSKSGKKEPFSPKDPSNVSIYSCGPTVYNFAHIGNIRSFLFVDVLRRALLLGGYKLNQSMNITDIDDKIINESIKRKISVEEFTKPWTEAFFKDLETLHVQKLEHYPKATESIDDMVGLVETLKANGLVYEKDGSLYFSIQKFSRYGELSKIDVSGMKSGVRYDADEYEKDDVRDFVLWKNQKNEEEKCWHTRIGTGRPGWHLECSAMIRKVYGSGVDIHTGGIDLLFPHHENEVAQSLGAYPDEEFVGTWLHCEHLLVDGEKMSKSKGNFYTLRDILEKGYDPNAIRYHLISAHYRSKLNFSLSKLDESKTAMERIQNTIYRVLEEGKLWDKVPNSLKDYVFIVPEIQKLNLEFLNSLADDLNVPKALASVFELVRIVNHFLDSNTELFDSLFLKESLLLFYKVNDLFAVFSFEKQVQSLDGISEDWILEQIEARKAAKQNKDFSTADKIRKELEEKGILLADTKEGNTTWKKAQ, encoded by the coding sequence ATGACAGTCATTCCATTTGTATTTCAGAATTCCAAATCAGGAAAAAAAGAACCTTTTTCTCCCAAAGATCCTTCGAATGTAAGCATATATTCGTGTGGGCCAACCGTATATAATTTCGCTCATATAGGAAATATTCGTTCGTTTTTGTTTGTTGATGTACTTCGCCGTGCACTTTTGTTAGGTGGATATAAGCTAAACCAATCAATGAACATTACTGATATTGATGACAAAATAATAAACGAATCGATCAAAAGAAAAATTAGTGTAGAAGAGTTTACTAAACCGTGGACGGAAGCATTTTTTAAAGATTTAGAAACCCTTCATGTTCAAAAACTAGAACATTATCCGAAAGCAACCGAATCCATAGATGATATGGTAGGACTAGTGGAAACATTAAAGGCCAATGGCCTTGTTTATGAAAAGGATGGGAGTTTGTACTTTTCCATTCAAAAATTTAGTCGTTATGGGGAACTATCAAAAATTGATGTTTCTGGAATGAAGTCTGGTGTTCGATACGACGCAGATGAGTATGAAAAGGATGATGTCAGAGATTTTGTCCTTTGGAAAAACCAAAAAAACGAAGAAGAAAAATGTTGGCATACTAGGATTGGAACAGGACGACCTGGTTGGCATTTAGAATGTTCTGCAATGATTCGCAAAGTATATGGCTCTGGGGTGGACATTCATACAGGAGGAATTGACCTACTCTTTCCTCATCATGAAAATGAAGTGGCTCAAAGTTTAGGTGCTTATCCTGACGAAGAATTTGTTGGTACTTGGCTTCATTGTGAACATCTACTTGTGGATGGAGAAAAAATGTCTAAAAGTAAGGGTAATTTTTATACCTTACGAGATATTTTAGAGAAAGGATATGATCCAAATGCCATACGTTACCATTTGATTTCTGCACATTACAGAAGTAAGTTGAATTTTTCTTTGAGTAAATTGGATGAATCTAAAACAGCGATGGAGAGGATTCAAAATACCATCTATCGGGTATTAGAAGAAGGAAAATTATGGGACAAAGTCCCAAATTCATTAAAAGATTATGTTTTTATTGTTCCTGAAATACAAAAACTAAATTTGGAATTTTTAAATTCATTAGCCGATGATTTAAATGTTCCCAAAGCACTTGCTTCTGTTTTTGAACTTGTAAGGATTGTGAATCATTTTTTGGATTCTAATACAGAACTTTTTGATTCTTTATTTTTAAAAGAGTCCCTCTTATTATTTTATAAAGTAAATGACCTCTTCGCTGTATTTTCCTTTGAGAAACAAGTCCAGTCTTTGGATGGAATTTCCGAAGACTGGATTTTGGAACAAATCGAAGCAAGAAAAGCTGCCAAACAAAATAAAGATTTCTCTACTGCCGACAAAATTCGTAAAGAGTTGGAAGAAAAAGGAATCCTTCTCGCTGATACAAAAGAAGGAAATACCACATGGAAAAAAGCCCAGTAG